In the genome of Microcoleus vaginatus PCC 9802, the window CGGGTGGCCCTCGCCAGAGCTCTGGCTGTGGAACCGAAAGTGTTACTGCTAGACGAACCTTTTGGTGCTCTCGATGCCAAAGTTCGCAAAGATTTGCGTGCTTGGTTGCGGCGACTGCACGACGAAGTTCACGTTACCACAGTCTTTGTGACGCACGATCAAGAAGAAGCGATGGAAGTTGCCGATCACATTACAGTAATGAATAAAGGTAAAATCGAACAAGTCGGCACACCAGCAGAAATTTACGACCATCCAGCTAGTGCCTTCGTAATGAGTTTTATCGGTCCAGTCAATGTCTTGCCCAGCAGTTCAAGAATGTTTCAAGACAACGGCTTTGACTCAGCCAACCCTGAGATTTTCTTGCGCCCTCACGACGTTGTTATTGAAACTACAGAAAATAGTGCAACAGTGCCTGCAAGAATCAGCCGCTTGATTCATTTGGGATGGGAAATTCAGGTAGAATTAACCTTAGATGACGGTCAAGTAGTAAACGCTAATTTGACTAGAGAAAGATTCGATAGCTTACACTTGCAGCCCCAGCAAAGAGTGTTCGTAAAGCCGAAAGGTGCCAAGTCGTTTCCACTTTTTTATTCAATCTGATACCAATTCTGAAAACTAGAGATAAATTTAGATTGGATACGACATTTGCAGGGACACGGCACCGCGCCGTGTCCCTAATCTTTTATACTAACAACTGTCCGCTGAC includes:
- the cysA gene encoding sulfate ABC transporter ATP-binding protein — protein: MGIVVENVSKQFGSFQALDRVSLEIESGSLVALLGPSGSGKSTLLRLIAGLEMPDSGKIWLTGQDATNTSVQDRKIGFVFQHYALFKHMTVRKNIAFGMQIQKTPPAKVKSRVEELLNLVQLAGLGDRYPSQLSGGQRQRVALARALAVEPKVLLLDEPFGALDAKVRKDLRAWLRRLHDEVHVTTVFVTHDQEEAMEVADHITVMNKGKIEQVGTPAEIYDHPASAFVMSFIGPVNVLPSSSRMFQDNGFDSANPEIFLRPHDVVIETTENSATVPARISRLIHLGWEIQVELTLDDGQVVNANLTRERFDSLHLQPQQRVFVKPKGAKSFPLFYSI